The Syntrophorhabdaceae bacterium genome has a window encoding:
- a CDS encoding endonuclease Q family protein, whose protein sequence is MRLIADLHVHSRYSRATSPQMSPEGLWKWAQLKGIGVVGTGDFTHPGWFKELSEKLVSAGNGLFSLKKEPGREGIPDSCKGEVSFLLSAEISCIYRKNEKTRKVHCVILAPDLPAAARIGLALSKVGNIGSDGRPILGLDAKELLKITLETTPDAMFIPAHIWTPHFSVLGAASGFDSLEECFEELTPFIGAVETGLSSDPPMNWRLSALDGITLVSNSDAHSPSRMGREANILDVEPSYAGITEGIRTGKGFLGTIEFFPEEGKYHYDGHRACKVSLMPEETMAHHYLCPVCGKKLTVGVMHRAEKLADRKKGVIPPGRPAYSSVIPLPEILAEAMKVGAGSKAVAGEYLKLLYRLGNEFNILLDVPLDEIEKASGAPLVREAVARMRSGSVNISPGYDGEYGKVKIFEEFERKEIKGQMPLL, encoded by the coding sequence ATGCGCCTCATTGCGGACCTCCATGTGCATTCGAGATATTCCCGGGCCACGAGCCCGCAGATGTCGCCGGAGGGTCTGTGGAAATGGGCACAGCTCAAAGGAATAGGGGTAGTCGGGACAGGTGATTTTACTCACCCGGGTTGGTTCAAAGAATTATCCGAGAAACTCGTGTCCGCAGGAAACGGCCTTTTCAGCCTCAAGAAGGAGCCCGGAAGGGAGGGAATACCCGACTCATGCAAGGGGGAAGTCTCCTTTCTTCTCTCGGCGGAGATAAGCTGCATCTACCGCAAGAATGAGAAAACGCGCAAAGTGCACTGTGTGATCCTTGCGCCCGATCTGCCCGCGGCAGCGCGAATAGGTCTTGCTCTCTCCAAGGTCGGCAACATCGGCTCGGATGGAAGACCCATTCTCGGGCTCGACGCGAAAGAGCTGCTAAAGATCACCCTCGAAACGACCCCTGACGCGATGTTTATCCCTGCCCATATCTGGACTCCCCATTTTTCAGTATTAGGGGCTGCATCGGGGTTTGATTCATTGGAAGAATGCTTCGAAGAGCTGACGCCTTTCATCGGGGCTGTGGAGACGGGCCTCTCTTCCGATCCTCCCATGAACTGGCGGCTTTCCGCGCTGGATGGAATCACCCTCGTATCGAACTCCGATGCCCATTCTCCCTCCCGAATGGGCAGGGAGGCCAATATACTCGACGTGGAGCCCTCCTATGCGGGGATTACGGAAGGCATTAGAACGGGAAAGGGTTTTCTCGGCACCATCGAATTCTTCCCTGAGGAGGGGAAATATCATTACGACGGCCACAGGGCATGCAAGGTAAGTCTCATGCCCGAGGAGACTATGGCCCATCACTACCTCTGCCCGGTATGCGGCAAGAAGTTGACTGTGGGCGTCATGCACAGGGCTGAAAAGCTGGCCGACAGAAAAAAAGGGGTCATCCCCCCCGGAAGGCCGGCCTACTCTTCCGTAATCCCCTTGCCCGAAATTCTGGCGGAAGCCATGAAAGTGGGAGCGGGAAGCAAAGCGGTGGCGGGTGAGTACCTGAAACTCCTGTACAGGCTTGGGAATGAATTCAATATTCTTCTTGACGTGCCCCTCGATGAGATCGAAAAGGCAAGCGGAGCCCCCCTCGTGAGGGAGGCTGTCGCGCGGATGCGGTCCGGGAGCGTCAATATCTCTCCCGGATATGACGGGGAGTACGGGAAAGTCAAGATATTCGAAGAATTCGAGCGGAAAGAGATAAAGGGGCAGATGCCGCTCCTTTGA
- a CDS encoding UvrD-helicase domain-containing protein: MTDIFEGLNEEQREAVAAIEGPLLIVAGPGTGKTMTLVRRISYLVERGVNPSEILAVTFTNRAAREMRERTDLLLGKTGREVRIGTFHLLGLQIMREAFHHEFRVCGPKEQSDILAGIAGDRKAGQKIGEKIGRVKDLMEKADDELKPLFDAYQSRLCEKGLYDFEDLIRIPIEILDARVSCGGFGTGFQYIMVDEYQDINPAQYRLMRSILNGHENLCAVGDSDQAIYGFRGADMENFLRFETDFPRARRIILSRNYRSSKIIVSASSDLIRHNRRRIDKELGAVKEEGTAIILLTVPDEKAEAKAIVREIEHRMGGTSHFSIDRSLGSGTIWGDGHGFSDFAVIYRINTQAGTLEEAFFDSGMPFQVVRGGGPAGAARMTEILRKRMEEGINCSDLPELVNSLCIEAEASEKDRALLFQIVSAYSDLPADQALLLIMDELSLLSSGDSFDPKADAVSLMTLHSAKGLEFKTVFIAGAEDGLTPSLMAKGEFEKEEERRLFYVGMTRAKDELIFTRAQSRFMYGERRTTCPSPFLGEISQQWLERRDVQKSATRAGKKQMKLF, encoded by the coding sequence ATGACTGACATTTTTGAAGGATTAAACGAAGAACAACGAGAGGCTGTCGCAGCCATAGAGGGTCCTCTTCTTATCGTGGCAGGCCCGGGAACCGGCAAGACTATGACCCTTGTCCGCAGGATCTCTTATCTTGTGGAGAGGGGGGTCAACCCGTCGGAGATACTCGCGGTCACCTTCACGAACAGGGCGGCCAGGGAGATGCGGGAGAGGACGGACCTTCTCCTCGGGAAGACGGGACGGGAGGTGCGTATCGGTACCTTTCATCTTCTCGGCCTGCAGATCATGAGGGAAGCTTTTCACCATGAATTCCGCGTCTGCGGACCGAAAGAACAGTCGGACATCCTGGCCGGAATCGCCGGAGACCGCAAGGCCGGACAAAAGATAGGTGAAAAAATAGGCCGCGTCAAAGATCTCATGGAGAAGGCGGATGACGAGTTAAAACCCCTCTTCGATGCGTATCAGAGCAGGCTTTGCGAGAAAGGCCTTTACGATTTCGAAGATCTCATTAGAATCCCCATTGAAATATTGGATGCCAGGGTTTCGTGCGGCGGCTTCGGGACAGGCTTCCAATACATTATGGTCGATGAATATCAGGATATAAATCCCGCGCAATACAGGCTCATGCGCTCTATTTTGAACGGGCACGAGAATCTCTGTGCAGTAGGCGATTCGGATCAGGCAATCTATGGATTCAGGGGCGCCGACATGGAGAACTTTCTCCGCTTCGAGACCGATTTTCCCCGGGCTCGCAGAATCATACTCTCCCGGAATTACCGCTCCTCAAAGATTATCGTCTCGGCTTCCTCCGACCTTATCAGACACAACCGGAGGAGGATAGATAAAGAGCTGGGCGCGGTAAAAGAAGAGGGAACAGCAATCATATTACTCACTGTTCCTGATGAAAAAGCGGAGGCAAAGGCAATCGTAAGGGAAATAGAGCACAGGATGGGAGGCACGAGCCATTTTAGCATTGACCGCTCCCTTGGATCCGGCACAATATGGGGAGACGGGCACGGTTTCAGCGATTTTGCGGTAATTTACAGGATTAACACTCAGGCCGGGACCTTGGAGGAGGCATTTTTCGATTCAGGCATGCCATTTCAGGTGGTTCGTGGAGGCGGCCCGGCCGGAGCTGCAAGAATGACGGAAATTCTCCGGAAAAGAATGGAAGAAGGCATTAATTGTTCCGATCTCCCGGAACTTGTGAACTCTCTTTGTATCGAGGCGGAAGCATCCGAGAAGGACCGGGCGCTTCTTTTTCAAATTGTCTCCGCCTATAGTGATCTGCCTGCAGACCAGGCGCTGTTGCTGATCATGGACGAGCTTTCTCTTCTTTCCTCCGGGGATTCTTTTGATCCGAAGGCCGATGCAGTCAGCCTTATGACCCTACATTCCGCGAAAGGGCTCGAATTCAAAACCGTATTTATTGCGGGAGCAGAGGACGGCCTGACGCCTTCCCTGATGGCAAAAGGGGAATTTGAGAAGGAAGAGGAGCGGAGGCTATTCTACGTCGGCATGACAAGGGCGAAGGACGAGCTCATTTTCACCCGCGCCCAGTCACGGTTCATGTATGGTGAAAGACGCACGACTTGCCCCTCCCCCTTTCTTGGAGAAATTTCTCAACAATGGTTGGAGAGAAGAGATGTGCAAAAATCTGCGACAAGGGCAGGAAAAAAACAGATGAAATTATTTTAA
- the bioA gene encoding adenosylmethionine--8-amino-7-oxononanoate transaminase: MISYSQKRDSRRGDSGPAAVGDFAGGPMEGSAYLKDWDKKYIWHPFTQMQEYLETDPLIIERGEGFYLIDSEGKRYIDGVSSLWVLVHGHGKKELVDEIRSQSEKLCHSTLLGLANTPAVVLAKKLAEITPAGLEKVFYSDNGSTSVEIALKMAYQYWQQKGEKSRKRFVSFTNGYHGDTIGAVSVGGIDLFHKVYRPLLFKTFKAPSPYCYRCPLKLKKDNCGMACIAEFEKIVSLHKDEICGVIIEPLVQGAGGMIVQPEGFLSAIRKITKQHGLFLIADEVATGFGRTGFLFACEKERVEPDFLCVAKGITGGYLPLAATMTTNEVFEGFFGRFEDFRTFFHGHTYTGNPLACSVAVRNLELFESDEIIKNMKPKIEFLKERLTRFQGLEHVGEVRQEGFMVGIELVKDRRTAKPYAPREKIGQKVTMEARARGVVIRPLGDVIVLMPPPAMDQVVLQELLDVTYESIKAATS; this comes from the coding sequence ATGATAAGCTACTCCCAAAAACGGGACAGCCGGCGGGGCGACTCCGGTCCGGCGGCTGTCGGAGACTTTGCAGGAGGTCCGATGGAAGGCAGCGCTTACTTAAAAGATTGGGATAAAAAATATATATGGCATCCTTTTACGCAAATGCAGGAATATTTGGAGACGGACCCTTTGATAATAGAAAGGGGCGAAGGTTTCTACCTGATCGATTCGGAGGGCAAGCGATATATTGATGGCGTCTCTTCTCTGTGGGTGCTTGTCCACGGCCATGGGAAAAAAGAGCTGGTCGACGAGATACGGAGTCAATCGGAAAAGCTCTGCCATTCCACACTCCTCGGTCTTGCGAATACCCCGGCCGTGGTGCTTGCGAAGAAGCTCGCAGAGATTACTCCTGCCGGGCTTGAAAAGGTCTTCTACTCCGATAACGGCTCAACTTCCGTCGAAATTGCCCTCAAAATGGCCTATCAATACTGGCAGCAGAAGGGCGAAAAAAGCCGGAAGCGGTTTGTCTCATTTACCAACGGCTACCACGGCGATACTATAGGGGCCGTGAGCGTGGGCGGGATCGACCTGTTCCACAAGGTCTATCGGCCGCTCCTCTTCAAAACGTTCAAAGCGCCTTCCCCTTATTGCTACCGATGCCCGCTCAAGCTGAAGAAAGACAATTGCGGCATGGCATGCATCGCCGAATTCGAGAAGATAGTCTCCCTTCACAAGGATGAAATTTGCGGAGTCATAATCGAGCCCCTGGTACAGGGTGCGGGCGGGATGATCGTCCAGCCCGAAGGTTTTCTCTCAGCGATTAGGAAAATTACGAAACAACATGGGCTTTTCCTCATCGCTGACGAGGTGGCGACCGGTTTCGGAAGGACAGGTTTTCTCTTTGCCTGCGAAAAGGAGAGGGTGGAACCTGATTTTCTCTGCGTGGCGAAGGGTATTACGGGCGGATATCTGCCCCTTGCGGCAACAATGACGACTAATGAGGTGTTCGAAGGGTTCTTCGGGCGCTTTGAGGACTTCAGGACCTTCTTTCACGGACACACCTATACGGGCAACCCCCTGGCATGCAGCGTGGCGGTGAGGAACCTGGAGCTCTTCGAGAGCGATGAGATCATCAAAAATATGAAGCCAAAGATAGAGTTTTTAAAAGAGAGGCTTACCCGGTTTCAAGGCCTCGAACATGTGGGAGAGGTACGACAGGAGGGTTTCATGGTGGGGATCGAGCTGGTAAAAGACCGACGGACGGCAAAACCTTATGCGCCCCGGGAAAAGATAGGCCAGAAAGTGACCATGGAAGCGAGGGCAAGGGGTGTGGTGATAAGACCCCTGGGCGATGTGATCGTGCTCATGCCTCCCCCTGCCATGGACCAGGTCGTGCTGCAGGAACTTTTGGATGTCACCTATGAGAGTATTAAAGCTGCGACCTCATAG